The Lycium barbarum isolate Lr01 chromosome 11, ASM1917538v2, whole genome shotgun sequence genome contains the following window.
GAATCAGAGACCATTAGTTTATATGGACACTATCAGGTCACCTAAAAAGCTATTTACAACTAATAACCTAGTAGAAAATGTGGCAAATAACTTCTACAACAAGTTAAATTGCAGTGAATTAAAATTTTATTAGATATATGTTAAATCCATAGTTACGAGTTTGAATTAAGGTGATTGTTTACTGCAATTCATACGTTAAGTGCTTGAGCAGAAATTAAGATGTTTAATTTTTTACGTGATGGTTTCCCCTTCACCTAGTAATCTAGCTACAGATCTGATACCTTTGACTACTTGATTGTTTTAAGTTTAGATTTCTTTCAAGCTAGTTTGTAATTGTTGCTGGTTTATTTTAGCAGTCTTATTTTGACTCCGCTTTTAGCTCTAGCAATACTCTTTCCGTTTAAGAATGATGACAAATCATATTGTCATATGCTGTTGGAATAAGATTTGCAATCTAGTGTTTAAATTAACTTTAGATTCTTTTAAAATGTTTGAAAATTTattaatcaaaacaaaaaaaaattgatttttcagTTAGTAATAATGAGGTTGCATAGACATAATTGAGTTCTATCAATATCAACTATAGAGGGTGAACCTAACATGTCAATAACACTTCTTTTTTTTCAGTCAGAAAACTTCAACTTTGTTTTTATGTCCAAACACATCTTTCATTTTTTTAGTTAGAACAACCAAATAGATACCTTTAATTGCATGACATTTTGTTCTCCGCCCTTCCATAGATGTTTGATAGCCCTCATACCCTGTTTCTTCTTTATCCAGTGTACAAAAGTTCGAGAATTAGATACCATTAGCTATGTGGACACTATCCGGTCATCCAAAAAGCTATTTATAACTAATAACCTGGAAAATATGGCAATAACTTCCACAACATGTTAAATTGCAGTGACAAAATCTTATTACACTTTTCGTGAATATAAGTTAAATCCATATGGTACCGGTTTGGATTAAGGTGATTGTTCACTGCAATTCAAATGTTATGAGTTTGAACAAAAAATAAGATCTTTAACTTTTGACCACTTGATTGTTTTAAGCTTGGATTTCTTCAAGTTAGTTTGTCTCCGGTTTTAGCTCtagtaatactccctccatcaAAGAAAGACAACGAATTGACAATGTTTAGAGTACGAGGGATGATGTGTCTAATATTTTGTGTATCATACTATCATATGCTGTTGGAATAAGATTTACAATCTTGTATTTAAATTAACTTTGAATACTTTAAAATGTTCAAAACTCTATTAATTAAAACAAAACTGTCTGATTTTCCGAATAGTAATAACGGGATTTTATTTAAAAGAATGCTTAGACAGGATTAAATTCTATCAAGTTGGCTATAAAGGGAGAACCTTACTTGTTaataacacaatttttttttttttcaagtttcacttacaacttccacttttttttttttttttttttttcatgtttaaacacaacttcaacttccaAATTTCCTTTTTCAAATTCAATAACTACTTTTCCCCAAATCATCTCCAAATGCcttttaaacaacaacaacaacatgtccaaatGCCTTTTGAAGTGTCCCAAAAATATTCAAGGAATTAAGTAAGGAGGATGATCATTACTTAGTTCCAAAAATGAGTCCAGCTATGTACAGAAGCAATATTTTCTGATATCTGTCAATTTTAGTTACCTGAAAATTTTGTTGAACCAAGTAACTTTACAGACAACAAACATGGCCGATTCATCACGCGAAGAAAATGTGTACATGGCCAAGCTCGCTGAGCAGGCTGAGCGGTATGAGGAAATGGTTGAGTTTATGGAGAAGGTTGCGAAGACAGTAGATGTTGAAGAACTGACTGTGGAGGAAAGGAATCTTCTTTCTGTGGCTTACAAGAATGTGATTGGTGCAAGAAGGGCTTCTTGGAGGATAATCTCTTCAATTGAGCAGAAAGAGGAGAGCCGTGGAAACGAAGACCATGTTAGCAGCATTAAAGAATATAGAGCCAAAATTGAGGCTGAACTCAGCAAGATATGTGATGGGATTTTGAACCTTCTCGAGTCCCATTTAGTACCATCAGCCTCAACAGCTGAGTCGAAAGTGTTTTACTTGAAGATGAAAGGTGATTACCATAGGTACTTGGCTGAGTTTAAGACTGGGGCAGAGAGGAAAGAAGCTGCAGAGAACACTTTATTAGCATACAAGTCTGCTCAGGTTGGTGATTCATGGTAGCCTGTTCACTGTATGacctaggggtgtcaaatgggtgggttgggctgaattttttttgggggggggggggggggggtcaaagTGGGCTGAAAAGCGGGTCATAACCAACCCAATTTTTACTAATTTTTTAGCACCTAATAaaactatattttttttctttattatggctatatatgatatattaaattaaaaaaaatgtctttgaaaatattttgacaagattcCTTATGGGTCAATTTGGGCTGCATATCAGCCCAAGGTTTTGGTGGGCTGAGCTAATAAGCGGGCGGGTCCATGACCAGACCAAACTTGGGCGGGTTGGGTGAGTCATgttttcatgagctaattttgCCACCCTAGTTTAATGTGTATAACAATGATTTGAGTTGCTTTGTTGTGGTATAGGATATTGCATTGGCTGAACTGGCTCCTACTCACCCAATCAGGCTGGGACTTGCCCTTAACTTTTCAGTGTTCTATTATGAAATTCTTAACTCACCTGATCGTGCTTGTAACCTTGCAAAGCAGGTATGTTTATCAGCTTATGTTGATTTATTTAACTTAGAATTATTATCTTACATGTGATTGGTCAATCATGCTTACGAAAAAGATAGACATCCTTACAAATCTCAAATCGCATGTTAAATTTCAAAAGGAATTAATTTAGCTTTGGATTTATAATTGAGGGGCAGTTGTTATTGAATTTTGGTATTCAATCATTACAAGGTTATATTTTCAGTTTTCTATTCATTGAAAGAAGTCATGAGTCGCATGAGCTTTCATGACTGAAGGTTGGAGTAAAGTGATTTATGCATTTTAAGACCAAAAGTTTTGATTGGTTATTTTGTTCGAACTGAAAGGAGGGCATCATATCTTTTGCATTATTTTAACCCGTTGTCTTGAGGCATTAGTGATCTGGGGTTATAGTACCTCTCCATGTACGAAGTTAACGAAGCATGTTAGAATTTTTTCCTGTTCTATGTTTTAGGAGCAATTATGAAATTCTAAATTCTTACTAAGGTACTGTCAGTTGTCGTGATGTTATATGTTTATAACTTCTTTACCGGGGGTGGGTCATCTTCAacccaggggcggagccaggattttcagcaAGGGTGTTCATATTTTAGGACAGGGGATGTGTGAGGGGAAAAAAAACAACGCATGAAAAACACAATGCCTctaatgcaaaaataaaaaaattgtgccACAGCTGGGATTCGAACTCGCGTCCTGAGCAAGTGTTTGCACACCCTTAGCCGCTGGACTATCCTTTGTTTCTATGTCAAGGTTGTTCATTACTAATATATATCCACAAAGTTCTATATTTGACATAGGCATCCGACAAttttttccgacgaagggtgttcatGAACACCCTTGAGTaggtgtggctccgccactgcttcaACCGCTCTCTAGATTCCACTCTATATGCGCACCAATTAGAATTAGTTCTCTCCCTGCGGAAGCAGAAAATAGATGTTTGTTGTTGCTGACTTCTACTTGCCTATTCAGTTCCATGAAGATATTTTTATTCATAACacttactattcaaaatatgGAAATAGAAACAGCTCAGCAAACCTCACCCTGTGTTGgacgcaatttttttttttttttaaaacaaatattaAATTGCATGGGTTAGTTCGTAAAATGAGTGCTTTTTTTAGTTAGCATGGAGGTAAGAATCACATTGAAATATCTGACAACTTTTCTGCTTATGCATAAACATCCACCATTTAGTTGGCAGTTAGCTTTCGGGAGCCCGAAGAATAGATCCTTTTGCCAAGTGTGAGTTTACAAAGGAAAAGATATTCCCAAGTCCAGCCATATACATTGTTAAGATTTAAAGAAGACTAAACACAAGCATCTTATTGTTATTTATAATGGCAGGATAAAGGAAATTGCCATCTCTTAGACATTCAGGCGATGGACCTTTCATGTTGCAGCTATAATATATCTTGTAGTCTTAAATATAAGGCTCATATCAAGGGACCAGCCTAGACTTTCAAGATTTTGTCTTGGGAGGCCGTATGTGTAATCTTCTAACAACCTTTAGGAATGGAGAACCAATGCTAGTACAGATATCCATACACATGAATGTTTAAAGAAATCTTTGTTGTGTGAGAAGATTTCTTTAATAGTTAAATACTTAATTCATACTAAATAGGATGGGACGTGATTGGTTTTCCACAATGTAGTTATCTCTCGAGGCTATAAGCTGGGGCCAAGCTTTAATTCAGAAAGAATGGTATGGCAGCTACCATTCTCACTAAAAATGATATAACCTGACGTTGAGGAAAGGATATTTAACCTGTCTAGACAGCATGATAAAACATATGTGCAATTAATTTAGAATGTTAGTTTTAGTTGTTTTAACTTTTAACTGTCAACCCGTACCACCTTGCCTTTCGACTGACAATTATAGTTGAAGCAGATTATTATAAAAGCACATTTAGGACGCGAAAAGGTTACACAGTTGATAGAAGATAAACTCTTGAAGATGTAATGACTTTCACTGTGCAAGCTACTCAATTGGTGAAAGTGATCGAAACTATAGAGTCATTTTTTAACTCTTACCtgattgaaaaaaaataaaataaaaaaaataacgtCTTAACTCTTCTGTTCTTATCTATTTTCCCTTATCTCAAGCTTATGAGAGATAGTTTCTTTGTTATTTTGTAGTTTAAAATACTAGTCTGGTTGTCTATACTCTTTAGGTATAGTTTTCTCTATTCCCACTGCCCTTCCTAGCTAGGAGTTGTATGCAGCTTTGGAGTCCTGCCAAAGCAATACTACAACAATAGAGGCAGCCCAGTGCATTAAGCTCCCGCTATGGGCGGGGtgcggggaagggccggaccacaagggtctatcgTACGcagaaaaataaaaacaagaagATGCTCCTATCGATGTGTAGAAACTAATAATCAGTGATGTTTTGTATTAGGCCTTTGATGATGCCATCGCGGAGCTGGATACACTCGGTGAGGAATCTTACAAGGACAGTACATTGATTATGCAGCTTCTCCGAGACAATCTTACCCTTTGGACTTCTGATACCACGGtcagactctctctctctctctctctctctgaaaTGCACACCACACAGACACTATCGAATTTCATCAGTTTCCTTCATAAAACGATAATCAGATGCATTATACGTAAAAGaaaattcacttttacttattcattttAGCATATATAGAGAAGAGCaatttttttcctgttttacccttaacattaattactcattcccCAAATCATTTCCCAAATtcattgagactatacaccaattacGGGTATCATGGTACaatatacacttcatttattatttctttaagGGAGTGCAAAGTTCattgtggacaagtaaaagtgaaacgAGGGAGTACTTTCCTTCTCCTGATCATGCACACGTACAAAATATTTCTCATGAAAGCCATGACCTTTGTGTGCATCTAGGAAATGGACTAGCTTGATTTGCTAAATACTATTATATGTCAAACAATATGTGCCTTATTGGTTTTGATCATTGGTGATCATGCAATGGTTTTTCTGTTGTAAAATGATGATTCCAGGATGATGCCGGGGATGAGATCCAGGAAGCTTCAAAACAGGAGTCAGGTGGCGGACAGCAGTAACGACGTTGTAGCATAGTCTTGTACTCTTTATTTGTGATTTTCGAAGACTCTTCGTATCACTGCTGAAGTCGTTGATAAAAAAAACATGTTTTAGTATGATGATCTGTTGTGATGATATTTGCATCGTCATTTAGTAATTAGATTTGAAATACTGGTATTTCTTCTGTGCTGATGTGTTGGCTTGTATTTCTAGTTTCAATTGCATATGTTGATTAGCTTGTATTTTAAAGTCATTCAATAATTCAATAGTTCCCAAATCAATTATCTTGCAGCCTCCTTTTAAATCTCACAACATATATCGAATCATTGCAATTCTAGTGTGAATGTCATCTTTGGATGCTGGACCAGTAACAATTTGTAGGAGAAAATTTCGTGCACCCTATTTGGttgccatttttttaaaaaaaagtttaattGGTTACTGATTTGCTGATTTTCTTCTTCTTACGCTTCAAAAAAGCTTTGTTCGATGTTAATTTACAGTATTTCATGACTTATTGTATTGTGGATTTCcgtaaattatttatttatttttttgcttgATTTTAGACTGAAAAGGAATAAATTAGATTGAGGTATCCATTTTTAAATGAAGGTACCATGTTTCACTTCACTTACTGAAGGTACTATGAGTGAAACACCAAGCAAAACAAAACACAGTTTGTTCGAAGTTTGGGATTGCCAAACTTCAGACAAAAAATATCTGAAGCTTGGGAATGTTAAGACTAAACATCAGACAAGAATCTCAAAATACGACACATCAGTCGTTGCTATACATTTTTTAGACCAACTTTAGTCAAAATTTTCGTCTTTAAGTGTTTGTTTGTAACTATTAGGCCAAACATTAGACAAAACTGTCTGAACACTTCAGCCATATGTGATTAAAGCGCATGCAAAAATGCCTGAACACCTCGGTCATATGTAGCTAAGTTCAGTCCTAAACATATTGTTTTTGCAACTTGAGACACAAACCTTTGTAATTTCACTACCGTTTATGTAAGGTTATTGCCAAAGTGGATAAAATCgcaattttctttttaaattttgggTACAGATTAAACAGTGATCCCAAATTCGGATATTTGAGCACTTCACCCTTTGTATTGTATACTTGGCCATCCCTTTTTTTAGGGTACATGCTATAAGCCAATGCATCAAATTGTCAACAATAGGCTCTATATCAAGTAAACTATATATACTTCTTAGTTCTTACCCTAATTGAGCCATGAGGATGACAAGATGGCATTCCAAACTATGCAGACCAACTTAATTGTTCCAAATGAAATTGGAACTTGTAGCTTTTACAAACCTCCATCAATTCTTTGAGTAGCAGGCAAAATCGTACAAGCAAATTTTAAATATTAATCACATCAACCTCATCAAAAATTACTATTGTACAGAGGTAAATAAAAGCAGGTCTCATACAATTTTACTACCATGTGGGATTATCATTTCCATCATTCTATATTTTCCTATGAGTTCAACAATGTACAGCACAAACTGAGAAGTATCAATATATTGATTTGGCACAGTGGACATTCTCTATATACCCAGAGTTACAAGGTTTTTCACAATCTACAATGTTGTGTTGGAAATTAGCCGTACTTCATACAAATCATTCTCTCCCTTTACTGCAAGCACAAAGTTACTAAGATTAGTCCAAACAAGTCCAATTTCGAAAGTCACATAAATAAGGTCAATAAAATTATCAACTTTAGAACTAACCAATTTCAGAAGATATTCCTGGTCCAAAGAAAGACGTAAATTTCGCCTACCAAGATTTAAGCAGATTAGAATATAAGTATTGAAACCATATGGACGAGATGGAGGTATTTACATTATCGTCGTTTTACCTGTCTTTTTTCGAAATCTGACAACTGCAAAGCTTTTGCCAGAAAGACCAGCACTAGACAATATTTACCATCCTCAGTCACCTGAAACATAAAAATTACCAAATGAAATCAGCAGCTGAAATTAAAATTTGAGGGGAAGTTACACATTTGTCCGCTTGGCAGAAATAATTACAACCTCTagccaaaaatacaaaaaatattcactagttgtgtataaaatatgtatattatatgtatatatacgttaATATACAAAAGATATACATTTTCTGGCTATTATATTGATGGGCGTCTATACAATGGAAAAATCCCAAATTCTTCTTTCAgaagaaaaggaaaacaagttttGACAATACTCAATAAGCATAAGGCTATTTGCAAGCAACTCAATGGATTGAAGTTTGGTTATGGGGTGGCTCTTCAGGACAATGACGAAAATCCCCAAATTTCTTAGTAAAAGCTGAATAGCAACAGTGTCCCCAAGGGCTTTGGTCTAGTGGTACTAGCGCAACAATTGATGTGTGGCTTAGGCGCCCACGAGGAGTTCGAACCTTATAGCGTGGTAtttaagtggaaaaaggtaaaaGAATGGGATATTATCCACTAAGTTTTAAATTGTGGACTGACTGGTCCTTGGGGATTTCTTGGTTATTTAAAGAAAAAACCTGAATAAAACTGCCAAGATCCAATTGTGGAATTGTAAGCAAAGGCGGAACCGGGATTTTTAGCTTATGGGTTCTGAACTAAAAAAAAGAGTTTGTTTACTGGGTTCTAAATATATTATTTGTATATACTAAATGAATTTTTTAACACAAATACAGGGCTTGAGCTGAAACTACTGGGTTCTGTCGAACGCTACTATTGTGGCTCCGCCCCTAATTGTAGGATCCACAGAGCTTCATAGTTTACGTGGGAGGAATCAATTTATAAAATATAGAAGCTATAGAGTCTAACAGGAGACAAAAGCAATATTCAAAAGAAAAGCAGAAAGCAACCAATATAGATAAAACAACTACTCGGCATATTATTTCATAAGAGGAAGCAAATCATTAATTAGAAACATAATCAAGTTCAAGGAGCATACCTCTTCTCTGATGTTTTGTAAGATGGGAGCAGCTCTACGTGGTATTCCTCCGCCCTGCAATGAAACAAGAAAAGAAACATAGTCCGAAAATTTTATCAAGAGATACCCTTGATGTTTAAGGCCTAAGTCCTAAGGTCAAGAGATCAAATATATTAAACGCATAATACAAGTTTTAGATAACTGATTTTTTCTAGTCACCAAAGCTATTTTGTTTCTATTCCACTTTAAAAAGTACATCAGTGTCAGAATTGGGCATAAATCTGGCAATATGTGAGGCTGATATGAGGGGTAAAAATATATGGAAGACAAAACTCATCAAAccaaaagaaacaaaaatgaagAAGATATATAATGCGACGAAACTTGAGTGAACTTGATAATTTAGTCAAACTTGAGCAACCAGATACATAATTTACTCATTTTACAGGCTTTGAGTCAATGGTTAAATAAATCTCACCAATATTCCTGAAAATTGATTACAACCTAGTGAAGAAGATGACATTATTTCTACTAGTATAGAGATAACTTCTTTTCTCTAAATTCCACATTAATGAACTTGCAAGAATGTGTATTCTGCTAACAATTTAAGCAGAAAATTCCTAGAAGACTTCTTAGGGACCAAATCGATCACTTTCGCAATATGGTAAAAAGTTACTAAAGAAACAACATCCAAAGGCTCCCTTTTGCTAGGAGTATTATTTTCCATTGAGTTATAAAGCTCACATCATCCAAAGGCTCAAGTAATTAGAAAAGGACCTACCATATTTATTTGTTTATATTTTCACCAGAAAATTAATTGTGCTTGCTTAATTTATACTCTCCATCCTTTAACGCTCTTGtttatcttttattatttttcattttgtttttggTACTTCCGTTTTTTATGAAATCCAGAGTCATGAAATTGACGGCCTCTCTGGAGAACTTCTCATAGTCATCAAGTTAAATCTCCCTTCCAAGAAAAAAGGACAAATTTTATCTGAATAAAAAATATTCAGTTTCCAAAACACAAAGAGAAGGAAACTTACCAGTCCAAATTGGAAAATACGCTTCAATGCCTCATCCAAATGCTGCTCATCCCCATAACGGTATCTTATCACATCGCTTCTGACCTTACAGAAATAAAATCCTATTACTAGTTAGTCAGTAATCTGAAGATTGTATCCATCCTGGATATGAAATAACTGAAATGATATCTGGGAGTACAATCAAAAGAAGTATTAGTAGCAAATCATCAATATTAGGAAACAATTGCATTTTATCTTCAGTTTTATCTTAGTAGAAGAGTTGTCTCGGGAAATGTAAAAGTTTGACTTGACCCAGTGACAAGCGACAAGTTACTCTGTATCTCAATATGAATGTCCATGTTTGTGATCATTTCGTGTTAATTCAGGGAACATAAAGACCATTGTTACTTTGGTCTTTTGGGAatagaaaagagaaaaaatataTTCAGAGAGGAGTAAAGGTGGAGAAGAAAACATTTGTATTAAGAGTGGTAAAGGTGGACTTCGTGAAATAATTGTGGAGCCTAAGGTTCTATAAATTGTATTTTACAGGGCCGAGTAACCGTGCTAAAAAAAAAGTTCCCTTTTTCCCATTAATGGGGTGATTAATATACAAGACTGGCAGGCATTCTTGGTTGCGCAGTGGGAGCCCTTCCAACAACTTACTTAGGCATGCCACTAGGGTCTAAAAACAAATCTTTAGACATTTGGAGTGGGTTAATCCTGGTCAGCAAGTTCAATTGTGGAGTTGGAAAGCAGTATGGAAAGTGAAACTACCACCTAGAGTAGCCTGTTTTGTATGGCTAGTTGTCAGAGATGCTTGCCTAACACGAGACAACTTAAAGAGAAGGGGGATGCAATTGTGTTCACGGTGCTACCTATGTGGAAAGGAGGTTCAAAATAATTGTCACTTATTTATACAAAATTGTGCAGTTGCTAGAGTCCTCTGGAACCTTTCTTTGAGTATGAAAGGCCTGTGATGGATCATGCCTAGGACTATAGGGGAACTGCTTTCTGATTGGAATTTTTCTGGTGGACTAATTAGACAAAAGAAGTGGTGGAAGATTATTTTAGGATGCATATGGTGGAccatttggaaggaaagaaacaaTAGGTGTTTTGAAGGAAATCGCAGCTCCTTACAAAAGATTAAGATGAACTGTCTTTTTTTTGTTTCACTTTTGGTGTAAGGAAGATTTTGTACAGTATGTTGATTCATTGCTAGATATAATAGCATCCCTGTAGTAGGTGGTAGAAGATAGGCATGCTGCTGGTTTTCTTGTAACTGTACAGATGGCTTTAGCACAGTCTTTGTGCTACACTTGTATATATTATTGATACCATTGTCAAGAAGAAAAACCAAGCTAAATCATACGGCTTCCCAAAAAAGTTGGAGCTTCTTGGGATGCATTAACGTGCTTTAAGAAAAGCATCAAGCAACAGATGGGTTTTCAGAAGAACATTACCTGCTTAAGGACTGGAGTAGCACATTTTTCCCTTAATAGCTGAGCATCAGCATACGTCATACATGGCACAGGTTTGAGCTCCGCATACTGAAAAAATAGAAGAGACTAAGTTATCCACACAAAATATTTGCATCAGTTAAACAACAATTACATGGATGTAATATTTCACAACTGAAGTCCTATGCCTTAT
Protein-coding sequences here:
- the LOC132616882 gene encoding 14-3-3-like protein, whose amino-acid sequence is MADSSREENVYMAKLAEQAERYEEMVEFMEKVAKTVDVEELTVEERNLLSVAYKNVIGARRASWRIISSIEQKEESRGNEDHVSSIKEYRAKIEAELSKICDGILNLLESHLVPSASTAESKVFYLKMKGDYHRYLAEFKTGAERKEAAENTLLAYKSAQDIALAELAPTHPIRLGLALNFSVFYYEILNSPDRACNLAKQAFDDAIAELDTLGEESYKDSTLIMQLLRDNLTLWTSDTTDDAGDEIQEASKQESGGGQQ